Proteins encoded by one window of Pempheris klunzingeri isolate RE-2024b chromosome 14, fPemKlu1.hap1, whole genome shotgun sequence:
- the LOC139213478 gene encoding GDNF family receptor alpha-4-like yields the protein MSPDRMMIIGLLLNVFSHGSAPVAASLDCLVAEQGCIQEQSCLVLYRLLEYCAAEEAVSPLGPDARLECLEAQSALQHYRPLQVCKCQRGSRREEHCLRVYWTVRFAAYDEYEVSPYEELQLNLVRNIEMSRMASIMAASSLSVDGQNQCLKAAQDCGLYEKCGSLRSEYVVACTKRATPSDNSCNRQKCHKALRRFLERVPEEYSFALLFCPCSDTLCGERRRKTIVPSCSYEENGRGEERVGKPNCLSLQNYCSRDELCRSRFADFQHNCQPSPLSASGCMRESRAMCLKAYAGLIGTIMTPNYVSNSSTEVSQWCTCDGSGNEWQGCQRILHMFNNNLCLRNAISSMGISAPPPVENTPVPASQPSPHIYQESVHVSVNTLPEFNSMEDSEEEEPDERESEEFNVIPPYSEKDSNIESGARGSKRGAASRAVPVLPLLLLPTFILDWECWNY from the exons GTAGTGCGCCAGTAGCTGCATCCTTAGACTGTCTGGTGGCGGAGCAGGGCTGCATCCAGGAGCAGTCCTGCTTGGTGCTCTATCGACTGCTGGAGTACTGTGCAGCCGAGGAGGCCGTGTCGCCCCTCGGCCCAGACGCCCGCCTGGAGTGCCTGGAGGCCCAGAGCGCCTTGCAGCATTACCGCCCCCTTCAGGTTTGCAAGTGTCAGCGTGGCTCTCGCAGGGAGGAACACTGCCTCAGGGTCTACTGGACTGTGAGATTTGCAG cTTATGATGAGTATGAAGTGTCTCCATATGAAGAGCTGCAGTTAAATCTGGTGAGAAACATTGAGATGTCACGTATGGCGTCCATCATGGCAG cttcctctctttctgtggaCGGCCAAAACCAGTGTCTGAAGGCAGCCCAGGACTGTGGCCTGTATGAGAAATGTGGCTCCCTGCGGTCAGAATATGTTGTGGCCTGCACCAAGCGAGCAACACCCTCTGACAACAGCTGTAACCGCCAGAAATGCCACAAAGCCCTGCGGCGCTTCCTGGAGCGTGTGCCAGAGGAGTACAGCTTTGCTCTGCTCTTCTGTCCCTGCTCTGACACTCTGTGTGGGGAGCGCCGGAGGAAAACCATTGTCCCGTCATGTTCCTATGAGGAGAatgggagaggggaggagagagtggGCAAGCCCAACTGTCTCAGCCTGCAGAACTACTGCTCCAGGGACGAGCTGTGTAG GTCCCGGTTCGCTGATTTCCAACACAACTGCCAGCCCtcccctctgtctgcctctggcTGTATGCGAGAGAGCAGAGCCATGTGCCTGAAGGCCTACGCTGGACTCATAg GGACCATCATGACTCCCAATTATgtgagcaacagcagcacagaagtGTCCCAGTGGTGCACATGTGACGGCAGTGGGAATGAATGGCAGGGCTGTCAGCGCATCCTGCATATGTTCAACAACAACCTGTGTTTGC GCAATGCCATCAGCTCCATGGGAatctctgcacctcctcctgtGGAAAACACTCCCGTGCCAGCTTCTCAGCCCTCCCCGCACATCTACCAGGAGAGCGTCCACGTCAGCGTTAACACTCTCCctgaattcaacagt ATGGAGgacagcgaggaagaggagccgGACGAGAGAGAAAGCGAGGAATTCAACGTCATCCCACCGTATTCTGAGAAGGACTCAAACATTGAATCAGGGGCTAGAGGGAGTAAACGCGGAGCCGCTAGCCGAGCTGTACCTGTGTTAccgttgctgctgctgcctacATTCATCCTGGACTGGGAGTGTTGGAACTACTGA